GGAAATACCTGATCTTGAAGAAAATTTAAAACAGATAAATACAAGTAATAAAATGAAATTAAAGGAATTATACAAAACAAAAATAAAAAAAGGTCGTCTTTCAGACAAAGGCGGTGCAGGTTTAGGTTTCATTGATATGGCAAGAAAAACAGGAGAACAATTAATTTATTCATTCTTGAAACTTAACGACAAAAAATCATATTTTATATTAACATCAACAATATCCAGAATAAAATAATTAATTATGCGAATAATAAAAATTGAAGGTACGGACGATACTCCTCAAGTTACATTAGATGCAAATCCTGAAAATCCGTTTATGGAAATTTCCGGAAGATCTTTACCGGAAGATGTTGTAGCATTTTACGATCCTATTTTAGAATGGTTAGATGAATATGCTGAAAATCCACTTGAAAAAACAGTTTTAAATATAAAATTGGAATATTTCAATACTGCATCTTCAAAACTTCTTTTAGACATTCTTCTGAAATTGGAAGATATGAATGACGCAGGTAAAGATGTTCTTGTAAGATGGCATTTTCCTGATGATGACGAAGATATGGAAGAAGCAGGAGAAGAATACGAAGACATTGTTGAAGTACCTTTTGAACAAGTAAGCTATTCTATTGATTAAATATCTGGTCAGTTGTATTTTATAATTCTGTTTATTATTATTCATAATTAAATTTGAAACATCTGATTTTTCTTTTTCAAAAAATTTTCACACTAATATCATAATAATATGAGTGAAGAAATTTTAAAAGCTCTTATGCAACTGTTTGCAATTATTGCAAAACAAGATGAAGGAGTTGTTCAACAAGAAGAAAAGTTTGTAATGACTTTTCTTGCTTCACAATTAAGCAAATCTCAAGTAAACGAATACATGGATTTGTTTATTAAAAATACTGAGAAAGAAGAAAAGAAAAGAAAAAGAGACGAAAAGAAAAAAACTTCAACATCCGGACCCGTAAAAATGGTTGATTCTGTCAGGGTAATGGGAATATGCAGGAAGATTAACAGAACTCTTAACCATAAACAAAAAGTTATCGTTTTAGCTCGTTTGTTCGAGCTTATTAATACCGAAAAAAAACTCTCTGAACTAAGAATGGAGATTATCTCTGTTGTTGCTGATGCATTTAATTTATCAAATACAGAATATAAAGAGATTAAAGATTTTGTCATTAAAGACGACCACAGAGAACTTGATTCAGAATCAATATTAATTATTAACGATAAGGAATATGAACATCAAAAGGCACAAGTTATTCCTTCAGAAAGTTTACACGGAAGTGTTATTATACTCCAAATAAGAAGTGTCGATCTGTATTTTGTAAAATATACAGGTAAACAAGACGTATTTCTTAACAGTACAACTGTTTACAATAACAGAATTTATTTATTTGCTCCCGGTAGTGTTATTAAATTACCAAAGGGTAAACCGATTCATTACAGTGATATTGTTGCAACTTTTATGGAAGATCTTGAAATATCAAGGCTTTCATTTATTGTTCGTGATTTACAATTTACTTTTAAAACAGGTGATATTGGTATAAGAAACATAAATTTCTCTGTCGATCACGGTAAACTTGTAGGAATTATGGGAGCCAGCGGTTCCGGAAAAACAACTCTGGTAAATGCTCTGTCCGGAATTAACAAACCCTCAGTCGGTTTTGTAAAAATTAACGGAATTGATCTGCACCATAACCCCGGTGATCTTGAAGGAGTTATCGGTTATATTCCTCAAGACGACTTGCTTATTGAAGAACTAACAGTTTTTCAAAATTTATACTACAATGCAAAGTTATGTTTCAAAGATAAAAATGATAAAAAACTTACTGCGCTTGTAATTAAAACCTTAAAAGATCTCGGTTTATTTGATAAAAAAGATCTGAAAGTAGGTAACCCGATGAATAAAACAATCAGCGGAGGACAAAGAAAAAGATTAAATATTGCTCTGGAATTAATCAGAGAACCTTCGATTCTGTTTGTTGACGAACCCACATCCGGGTTATCATCCAGAGACTCTGAAAATGTAATGGAACTCTTAAGTGAATTAACTCAAAAAGGAAAACTGATCTTTGTAGTTATTCACCAACCTTCTTCAGATATCTATAAAATGTTCGACAGAATGTTAATCCTCGATCAAGGAGGATACATGGTTTATTACGGGAATCCGGTTGAAGCAGTATCGCATTTCAAAACCATTGATAATCAGGTCAATGCAGAAGCAGGTGAATGTGGTATGTGCGGCAATGTAACACCTGAGTTAATTTTTGATATTATTGAAGCCGAGGTTGTTGATGAATTCGGACAATATACTGAAATAAGAAAAATCTCTGCATCTGAATGGGAAAAACAATATTTAGAAAAGGTAGCTAAAGAAAATATTGAAGTTATTAAAGACGAACCACCGGCAAACTTAAATATTCCCGGATGGTTCAAACAATTCAGAATTTTCCTTACTCGCGACCTTTTATCAAAGATCAGTAATACTCAATATATTGTTTTGAATTTACTCGAAGCTCCTCTATTAGGTTTTATTCTTGCTTTCTTAATAAGATATATTTCTGATCCCAATTCCTCTGTATATGTATTTTTTGATAATGAAAATATACCTCCGTATATATTTATGAGTATTGTTGTTGCATTATTCTTAGGGTTAACAGTAAGTGCTGAAGAAATTTTCAGAGACAGAAAAATATTAAAAAGAGAAAAATTCCTTAACCTCAGCAGATCGTCATATTTATTGGCGAAAATTACAATATTAATAGTTATTTCCGCTATTCAATCAATATTATTTGTTATTATAGGAAACTCAATACTCGGTATTCAAGGCATGTATTTTGAATATTGGTTGGTGCTTTTCACTACATTTGTATTTGCAAACTTTATGGGATTGAATATTTCTTCGGCTTTCAATTCAGCTGTTACTATCTATATCTTGATACCTTTGCTGATGATTCCGCAGATGGCACTCGGTGGTGCGATGTTCAGTTTCGACAAACTGAACCGAGCAATAGGCAGCGTAGATAAGGTTCCTGTAATTGCCGATATAATGGCATCAAGATGGGCATATGAAGCCCTAATGGTACAACAATTCCAAGAGAATAAATTCGAAAAACAATACTACATATATAATCAAGTAAAGAGTACAGCTAATTTTAAACAAGACAAGTTAATACCTAAACTTTCCGAAAGCATTGAATCATTTGAAATTCTGCAAGATGAAATTAATGATAAAAAAGGAGATCATGATTCAATTGTTAAAATCCAAAAAACGGAATTAGCTCTGCTTAAAAATGAAATTACCAAGGAAAACAAACAAATAATAAAACTCGCAAAAAAACTTAAAACTCATAAAGCAGGAAACGGCCTTAAACAAATAAATTTTGATGTATATTACGATGACTTTGATGTTTTAGCCGCAAATGATCAAGAAGTTAAAAAAGCTCTTGTGATTCCGAATGAATTGATCAATAAATTGAACATCAATGAATACGAAATTGAAGAACACGGTTATAAATTAATGGATCTTCTTGAAAACTGGAAATCATTTTACTTGGCAGTATATTCAAGTGCAAATGAACTTAAAGAAGAATTAATTGAATATCAAGATGAACAATCAAAAGGCTATTTTGTACGTTTCAGAAATAAGTTCCATAATGAACATCTTGATGATATTGTAAGAAATATATATGAAAAAAATAAAATTTTGCGTTTTAATGATAAACTTATTCGACAAGAAGAACCTATTTATTTAGAACCTGATGATTCAAATTTTATAGGAATAAGATCTCATTTTTATGCACCGAATAAACATTTTCTCGGTAAAAATTACAATACATTTTGGTTTAATGTTATCATAATTTGGGCTATGTCGTTACTATTATATATCCCGCTATATTACGATCATCTGAGGAAAATTGTTAATTTCTTCGGGAACTTTAAATTCAGTAAAAATAAAAAAAATAAAAAAGTCGAAAATCAAGAGGATTAGAACAAAAAAGAAAAAAAGATAAAGTATTTTTTTTAGATTTTTAAAATTTTAATACCTTTGATTGTTAAATGCCTCAAAAAATCAAACTAATATGGCAAAAAAGATTTTACTTTTTTTATCAATCATAACAATTTTAGCTTCATGCGGCAACGGAGGTAATGACGGTACTATTGAAGGACCTGTGGAAGATGACAGTATTAACAGAGTAGAAATTGACCCTGATCAAATAAACGGACTCATCGAAAGTTTTCCTTCGCCTATTGAAATGGCAGCCACAATTGAAGATATGCAAGTACCTTATTCAAAAAAGAACTTAGTCCCAACTGAAACTGCTGCTGACTTTGATTCAAATTTTGAAAAAGCTTTAGGTTTGGGAATGTTAAGTGCTGATTTGGGATATTTAAATGTTTACGGCAGAAAAAATGCAATTGTTGAATATTTAACATCTATTAAACGAATAGCTGATGCATTGGATATTGATCAATTTTTTGAATTTCAAACTTTAAAAAGATTAGCAACCAACAGTACAAATCTTGATTCTTTAATGTTCCTTTCCGTTTCAAGTTATCACGATATGGATGAGCATTTAAGAGAGACCAGAAGAAGCGATTTAAGTGCATTAATGATAACAGGAGTTTGGTTAGAAGGCCAATATCTCGCAAGTAAAGTAAATCAATTTAAAAGTGATAAAAGAACTGAAGAAATTATTGTAGGACAAAAAGATATTTTAAAAGAATTAATGACTGTTCTTGACTTTTTCAATAACAAAGCACGTTTTAAAAAAATGAACAAAGATTTTTCAGACCTGTCAACTTTATACGATAACGTTAAAATTGAATTTATTGAAGGAGAAACTACAATAACTTACGATCAAGATTCTATCCCGTTGATTCAACCCGGAGATCGTACAATTATACATTATACAGAACAAGATCTTAACAAGATATCAAATAAAATTATAAACATTCGTAACAATTTAATATCACTATAATGAAAAAAATAGCAATTCTTATAGCAATAACAAGTTTTTTCATTTTTGCACCTCAAGAAGAGGCAAAAGCACAATGCAAACAACAAAGAGTATATCATTGCGCAAGGCAAGGAGGAAATGCAATCTATCTGCGTGATTTTAACACAAAATTAAAAGCAGTCAGATCAGCAAGAGATATTAACGGTAATAAATGGCCTGTTGTTTTAAACAGAGGTACAAGATATCGTTTTATTCTTTGTACTCCGAGAGGCTTTGGTAATGATGTGAAATTAACTCTGTTTGATACCAGACATCCTGAATCAAAACCTTGGAATTCAACCGAAAAAAGCGGAAGAGATATGTTTGACTTTGTTTGTGAAAGATCCGGTGTTTATTACATTTCTATAAGGTTTAAGGAAGGCAAAGGAAAAAGAAAGACTTGTGCTGTCGGAATATTGTCCTTTGTAGGCAAAAATCAATAATATACAATATCTATATCTTTAATAAAGAGAGAGTGTATGTAACTACACTTTCTCTTTATTTTTTATTACAACCATTTTACAATCGGACAATCTTGTCGATGTGCCAAATATTTATTCTTCGGAAAAATTCTGAAAGCATAATTTAAACTTCCCGGTTTTGAAGGACTGAATTTAATGTTAAAATATACTGTTGAATTTTCAGATTTTTCTTGCTCTAATTCAATAACTTTTGTAACTGCCAGTTCTCCAACCGAATTTGATTCACTTATAACAAACTCAACACCTATGTCTTCAGCTTTTAAACCGTTAATGTTAAGCAACAACTTTCCTGTATAAGTTTGTCCGGGTACTAACATATTTCCTGTTAATTCTGAAGTATCTGCAGAAATAAGTTCCATTTTTTTCCATTCTTTTCTAATATTTTCTTTCCAACTTGATATTTTTTTTGCTGACAGATTATTTTCAGCTTTTATATCATTATATCTTTTTGCAATTTTTGTATAGTATCTTTCATTATAATCTTCTATCATACGTTTAGTAGTGAAATTCGGAGCAATTTCGGAAACACACTTTTTTATATATTTAACCCATTCGACCGGGATGTTTTTCTCGTTTTTATTATAATACAATGGTATTATTTCATTTTCAAGAATTTGATAAATTTGTTCAGCATCATATTCATTTTGCATATCTTGATTCTTATATGTCTTTTCTTGTGATAAAGACCAACCTGCTCCTTCTTTATAGCCTTCAACCCACCAACCGTCAAGAACACTGAAATTCAGAACTCCGTTCATTACGGCTTTCATACCGCTTGTACCTGAAGCTTCCAAAGGTCTTACAGGAGTATTTAACCAAACATCAACTCCTCTTACAAGCTCTTTTGCCAATGATATATCATAATTTTCCAAAAAGAGAATTTTTCCTATAAACTCAGGTCTCATGGATATTTCAACAATTTGCTTGATTATTTCTTGCCCTCCTCCGTCATTCGGATGAGCTTTACCGGCAAATATAAATTGAACCGGACGGTCAGAATCATTAATAATCTTACTTAATCTTTCAATATCTTTAAATAAGAGGGTTCCTCTTTTGTATGTTGCAAAACGTCTTGCAAAACCAATCGTTAATACATTTTTACTTATGGTTCTTTTTATTTTTAATATATGTTTGGGATTTTCATTTCTGCTGATACTTACCGTATCTAACAAGCGATTAATATATTCAAACAGTTGAGACTTGCTTCTCTTCCTTATTTCCCATATCTCTTCGTCAGATACTTTATAAACTTTGCTGAAATCAGGTTTACCGTCATCTCCTTGCAATAACTCTTTCCAATCTTTTGAAGCCCAAGTAGGATAATGAATTCCGTTTGTAACATATCCTATATGCAATTCTTCAGGAAAATAATCTTTCCAAAAGTTGCTGAAAATCAATTTTCTTGAAACTTCACCGTGAAGTTTACTTACTCCGTTAATTTCAAGACAAGTATTTGCAGCAAGAATGCTCATAGAAAATTTCTCATCTTTGCTCTCCGGATTCTCTCTGCCGAGTTTAATAAATTTTTCCCATTTAATTCCCAATCTGTTCGGATAATCACCCATGTATTGCATCATTATGTTTTCATTAAATGCATCATGTCCGGCCGGGACGGGAGTATGTGTAGTATATAAACTTGAGGCTCTGACTATTTCGAGAGCTTCATTGAAAGTTAACTTTTCATCAATAATATAATTCTTTAATCGTTCAATTCCGGCAAAAGCAGCATGTCCTTCATTTAAATGATAAATACTTTGGTTTATACCTAACAATTTTAATGTTTTCACTCCGCCGATTCCTAAAATCATCTCTTGCCTTAATCTGTTCTTATTATTTCCTCCGTATAAACGATATGTAATTGCTTTATCTTCATCTGAATTATCATTTCTGTCAGTATCCAATAAAAACAATCGAATTCTGCCTACATTTAACTGCCATATTTGAGCATATACTTTTCTTCCTTCCATTTCAACAGATACAGTAAGAGCCTCTCCCTTATTATCTTTTACCAATTCTGCCGGAGTTTCCATAAATCTGTGAGATTCATAGATTTCATCTTGATCACCGTTCTTTGAAATTATTTGCTTAAAATAACCTTGTCTGTAAAACAAACCTATTGCAACCATATCAAAACCTGAATCACTTGCTTGTTTCAAATAATCACCGGCTAATATACCCAAGCCGCCTGAATAAATATTAAGAACATTAGCCAAGCCGTATTCCATACTGAAATACGCAACAGACGGAAGATCTTTATCAAAAGGTTTATTAATATAATTTGAAAATTCTGTGATAACTTCTTTAAATTTTTTCAAAAATGTATTATCAATCTCAAGTTTTGAAAATCGTTCTTGAGATACATTTTTCAACATTAAAATCGGATCAATACATTCCGAAATTGTTTTATCATCATTGATATATTTAAATAACTCAACTGCATTAACATTCCATGACCACCAAATATTTCTTGACAGTTTTTCAAGTTCTTTTAATTTTCCGGTATAATGCGGTTGAATGCTTATTGTTCGCCAATTTGGTTGATTTTTCTTTTTTTTACTCACAATTATTATGTTAAAATTCAGAAAACAAAAATATCCTTTATTTCTTAATAGAAAAATGTACTCTTATAAAGAGCACTATTTTTTTGTGTCATTTAATATATTTGCAGATATTTGGAATCTTACGGTTTGGCTATGCGTAGTGTGGAATTTTGAAACAATTAATTTTCAACTTACTGCCAATTTCGTTTAATGCTAAATACTTCATATTCAGCACAAACCCCACATTACGTATAGCCTTATTATGCTTCGTATTTCTTAGTTAATATCTCATTTATTTCATTCAGATACTTTTCGTCAATCTTATTATTTATTACTGAAAATCTATAATTATGATATAATTCTATAATCTTTAATTCAGTTTCTTTTTCAAGTTTTGACAAATCTAACATTAAAGCATTATTTAAATCATTTGGCTCAAACTTTTTCAAACCATCTCCATATTCTCTTCTATTATCATCAAATATTTGTTGAGCAACATCTGTCAATAAATACGCAAATAATAAATCTATATTAAGATTATTGAATAAACTTTTTGTAGGATAGATACAGTGGAAAGTTGTCAAATTACTTATTCCTGCTTCATTCCTAATAAATTTCAAACCCGACCTATTAAAAACTCCTACCCAAATTGGTGACGGTGGACGGTTTTCTAATGAATACCAAGGATTACGCTTTGAAGTTAAATATTTTTTATTTATTTCGTTATTTTCTCCAACTTTAATGTAGGAAACAACATCTTCACTATTTGAGTTCTCTGTTCCATTAAATAGGAAAATATTAGCATTATTTTCTTTTAGAGTTAAAAAATGTTGATTTGTAAAGAAAGGGCTTTTAACATCTTTCGACCTCGTTATGCAGGGTAATAAATTTGATTTTTTAATACCGTATTTTATTGCTTTTTCTCGATTAAATGTAAAATACATGTTTGCTCCTGTTGCAATACCTCTAACAACTTTTGCGACATTATTAAATGGGATAAGGTTTTTATAATTCTTACTCTTTTGTTTTTGATAATACGCTCTCCATTTAATATTAGGGTCTATTTCTTCTTTATTTAATTCTATCTGACCTGATAGGTTTGGATAATTTTGTATTATGTTAGAAATATTATCTAATTCTTTTCTATTTGTGATTGTAGAAAAATTAATTTTTGAATAATTATCATCTTTTGCAAGAAGCAAGATTGCACTTGTTGTTAAAGCATTATCAAAAACATTTTCTTTAAAATCAAATATGAAGATATGTCTTAATAGATTTGATTTTAAAAGATACTCTTTTACATATTTACCATAATCCGAATTCAAAAACTCAGATGGAATGATGTAGGCTAATCGCCCTTTATCTTTGAGTTGATAAATTGATTTTAAAAGAAACAATGTGTAAATATTTGTAAATCCACTCAGTTGTATATTTAACCTTTTTTTGATTTCAGTAAGTGTTTTTATATTCTCGTAATCGTGGAATTTTAAATATGGTGGGTTACAAACAATAGTATCATATTTATTATTCCAATCATTGAATAAATAATCTTCAAGGTGTAATTCTAAATTTGGATTCTCTTGAAAATTATTCTTTGCAGTTTCAAATATTATGTCATCAATATCAAAACCTGTAATTGCAATATCTTCTCTTTGAATTAATGCTTTTCTCGTAAAAACACCTAGACCAAAAGCAGGTTCAAGTAATGTCGTAACATATTCAGCTTTCAGAAGCCAATCAACCATTAATTGGGCAATCGGCTCTGGTGTAAAAAATTGTGCGTATTTTTTACGATGTGATAAACTAACTTTTTTTGTATATTCTTTTTCTAAAATCATCTTAAAAATCTTCAATATTTAAAAGTGATTTTAAATTTTCAATATCTAAATATGCAGTCCCTTTTTCAAATGTAACATAAAACAATAAGCGTCCTCTTCCCATTTCTCTTCTTACACTATTATGTTCAGGTTCGGTAACTTTATATGCTATCTGTTCGGTTTTTCGTGTATTTATTTTTATTGTAGTCTTATTCTGATTTTTAATGTCTTGACTAATCTCGTAATACTCACCCTCTTTATCGGGTTCTGTAATTAATTTAAGAATGTTTTTAAATGAGATACCATAAGATTTATCAAAAAAGACTTGAAAGTAATAATGTGGGACATTAAACTTCTCAGTCCATTTATATACAACCTTAACATCTTCAATTTTTGGTGTAATACTTAAATAATCACGTTTTTGAACAACTGTAATATTTTCTTTTAATTCCTTGAAAAGCAATGATAATTCTTGTAGTCTTTCTGTTGCTTTCCAACTTGGTCTTCTAAAAGTTACAGCATTAATAGTTTCTTCATTAATTCCATTAAGAATTTCAATAAAATGTTTCTTTTTAGGATGTTCTAATAAATCATTGTATTCAGAGAGTATTTTATCTTTTACCTCAATTGCTTTTTCAAGATGATTTTTTGTTCGGCTTTGCATTTCAGCTTCATACTTATCAATTAAAAAGGCACTTGAACGAATTTCCAAACCTGCAATTGCTTTCTTTACATAATTTTCAATTTCAACGTGGTTTATTTTGCTTATATCATATCCAAGAGCAATGTCAAAGTCCGTCTTTTGAAACACTAATAAATCAGGTCTTTTTCCAATAGTATCTAATTCGTCTTGAAACTCATTGTAAAATTTATCAAAACCTTCATCGCCAGCAATAAGGTCGTCTGATTTCCCATATCTAACTGCAACATAATTTTTAGAAGTTTCATTAATAGCCCTGAAAATTAAATCTTCCGCCCAATCTCCTTGCTCTTTGTTTGTAATAAAATTTGATGATGCTTGGGTGGGTGGTGATGTTTTTTCTCTATCAATAGAAAAATTAACTATTGATGTAGGTATCAATTTAATAAGTTCTCTTATTTCCTCAAAATATGTCATTTATTTTCTCCTTTTAATATATTTAATTTACAAAGATAATCCATTTTCTTGTCGTCTGAAAATCTTTGTTTATATGAAGCCTAACATTCTGTATAACATTAACTAAAACTTTTTCCGGTTGATATATTTGCATTGTGCAAATATAATTCCTTGTTTTGTTACTTTTATACTTCAGTAAAGGTATTATTTTTCTGTCAAATTATCTGAATATTTTTTTTATGAAAAAAAATAGTAGGTTCTAAAAATTACTGCGTATATCTTCAGCAATTTTATTAAATTCATCTTCCGATAATTCCAGTTTAGGCCTTTTAATATTCAGTTCAGCCTCGTCATTAAAAGGAATAAGGTGAATGTGTGCATGAGGAACCTCAGTTCCGAGAACGAGAACTCCCACACGAATACATTCAATTGCTTTATCAATTGCTTTTGCAACTTTCTTTGCAAAAATATGCAAATCACCAATAGTTTGATCATCAAGATCAAATAAATAATCTGTTTCTTCCTTCGGTATAACTAAAGTATGCCCTTTAACCAAAGGATTTATATCTAAAAAAGCATAAAATTTTTCGTTTTCTGCAATTTTATAAGAAGGAATTTCACCTTTTACGATTTTAGTAAATATTGTAGCCATAATATTTTAGGTTTAAAACGAAATATCAAGTATTTCAAAGATCATCTCGCCTGCCGGTACATTAACTTTCACTTTATCGCCTTTTTTCTTTCCTATAAGTCCTTTTGCAATAGGAGTGTCAACAGACATTTTTTTCTCTTTTAGATTTGCTTCTCTTTCGGAAACAATTGCATACTCCATAACAGCACCTGTTTTAACATTCTTTATTTTAACCTTATTCATCAATTGAACTGTTTTTGTATCAATTTTAGATTCATCAATAACTCTGGCACCGCTTAATGTACCTTGCAATTGTGCAATTTTCATTTCCAAAAGTCCTTGTGCTTCTTTGGCAGCATCATATTCCGCATTTTCAGATAAATCACCTTTATCTCTTGCTTCAGCAATTTGCTTTGATATTTTTGACCTCTCAACAGTTATCAATTGTTCAACCTCTTCTTTGAGTTTCTTTAATCCTTCTTCTGACAAATAAGTTACAGTTGACATAATCCTCTTTATTAATTAAATATTAAAAAGAAAGAATCCCGGTGTATGATTCAAAATACAACAGGACTCTTTCTGATTACAAATTTACAACATAAATTAATTATATGCAAAAATTTCAGGTTTTTTACTGAAAACAAGCAATAAGAGCTATTTTTTTTTCTTTCTTTCCAAAATTATTGAACCAATTACTTTTTCTTTAATATCAATTTCTGTATTTTCCTCTTCAATTCCGGAATTATTCGTTTTGGTTTTGTTATTATCAACAGCATTTTTTTCAAAATCGCCGGATTGGTTCTCTTTATTTTTATTTGCTGTTACATGACTCAGCATTTTATCAATTTCGGTAAATTTTTTTTTGTTTTTTTTATCGTCAATCTTTATTTCGGGTTTCCTTTCTTTGTGTTTATTCTTTTTGTAATAAAACCAAAGCCCGACTGAAAGAATAATACCGACTATAATCCAAATTGAAATTGTCATATTTAATATCTATTTATGATAGCGTTTGGGGTATTCATGTGAATCGTGTTTACTTGATTTCTTCTTTAAAAAAAATAAAATATTAAATCGCTTTCTGTTTCTTTTCTTTTGTGCATTATTGTTTTGTCTTATCTGTTTTCTGACTTTAGAGTTTTGCAACTTAAAACTTCGTTTTTTTCTTAATATTAAAAGTTTTTCGGTAAATTTTTCTTGCTTTCTTCGAGCTTTATTAAAAATTATTTTTTCAGTACCTTTTAAATGCATCCCTTTCCCCTTGTTCAAGATAACCTTTTCATTATCTGACAATTCATATCTTCGTCTTAATCTGTCTTCTTTGCGATCGAATTTAATGCTTGTTTTATTCTTTTTAATTGCTTCCCTTTTTGCTTCCCTTTTATACCTTTTGTTCACAATTTGATATTTTCGTGCATCCGAAACAGTA
The sequence above is a segment of the Bacteroidales bacterium genome. Coding sequences within it:
- a CDS encoding DUF1987 domain-containing protein, producing the protein MRIIKIEGTDDTPQVTLDANPENPFMEISGRSLPEDVVAFYDPILEWLDEYAENPLEKTVLNIKLEYFNTASSKLLLDILLKLEDMNDAGKDVLVRWHFPDDDEDMEEAGEEYEDIVEVPFEQVSYSID
- a CDS encoding N-6 DNA methylase, which produces MILEKEYTKKVSLSHRKKYAQFFTPEPIAQLMVDWLLKAEYVTTLLEPAFGLGVFTRKALIQREDIAITGFDIDDIIFETAKNNFQENPNLELHLEDYLFNDWNNKYDTIVCNPPYLKFHDYENIKTLTEIKKRLNIQLSGFTNIYTLFLLKSIYQLKDKGRLAYIIPSEFLNSDYGKYVKEYLLKSNLLRHIFIFDFKENVFDNALTTSAILLLAKDDNYSKINFSTITNRKELDNISNIIQNYPNLSGQIELNKEEIDPNIKWRAYYQKQKSKNYKNLIPFNNVAKVVRGIATGANMYFTFNREKAIKYGIKKSNLLPCITRSKDVKSPFFTNQHFLTLKENNANIFLFNGTENSNSEDVVSYIKVGENNEINKKYLTSKRNPWYSLENRPPSPIWVGVFNRSGLKFIRNEAGISNLTTFHCIYPTKSLFNNLNIDLLFAYLLTDVAQQIFDDNRREYGDGLKKFEPNDLNNALMLDLSKLEKETELKIIELYHNYRFSVINNKIDEKYLNEINEILTKKYEA
- a CDS encoding ATP-binding cassette domain-containing protein, translated to MSEEILKALMQLFAIIAKQDEGVVQQEEKFVMTFLASQLSKSQVNEYMDLFIKNTEKEEKKRKRDEKKKTSTSGPVKMVDSVRVMGICRKINRTLNHKQKVIVLARLFELINTEKKLSELRMEIISVVADAFNLSNTEYKEIKDFVIKDDHRELDSESILIINDKEYEHQKAQVIPSESLHGSVIILQIRSVDLYFVKYTGKQDVFLNSTTVYNNRIYLFAPGSVIKLPKGKPIHYSDIVATFMEDLEISRLSFIVRDLQFTFKTGDIGIRNINFSVDHGKLVGIMGASGSGKTTLVNALSGINKPSVGFVKINGIDLHHNPGDLEGVIGYIPQDDLLIEELTVFQNLYYNAKLCFKDKNDKKLTALVIKTLKDLGLFDKKDLKVGNPMNKTISGGQRKRLNIALELIREPSILFVDEPTSGLSSRDSENVMELLSELTQKGKLIFVVIHQPSSDIYKMFDRMLILDQGGYMVYYGNPVEAVSHFKTIDNQVNAEAGECGMCGNVTPELIFDIIEAEVVDEFGQYTEIRKISASEWEKQYLEKVAKENIEVIKDEPPANLNIPGWFKQFRIFLTRDLLSKISNTQYIVLNLLEAPLLGFILAFLIRYISDPNSSVYVFFDNENIPPYIFMSIVVALFLGLTVSAEEIFRDRKILKREKFLNLSRSSYLLAKITILIVISAIQSILFVIIGNSILGIQGMYFEYWLVLFTTFVFANFMGLNISSAFNSAVTIYILIPLLMIPQMALGGAMFSFDKLNRAIGSVDKVPVIADIMASRWAYEALMVQQFQENKFEKQYYIYNQVKSTANFKQDKLIPKLSESIESFEILQDEINDKKGDHDSIVKIQKTELALLKNEITKENKQIIKLAKKLKTHKAGNGLKQINFDVYYDDFDVLAANDQEVKKALVIPNELINKLNINEYEIEEHGYKLMDLLENWKSFYLAVYSSANELKEELIEYQDEQSKGYFVRFRNKFHNEHLDDIVRNIYEKNKILRFNDKLIRQEEPIYLEPDDSNFIGIRSHFYAPNKHFLGKNYNTFWFNVIIIWAMSLLLYIPLYYDHLRKIVNFFGNFKFSKNKKNKKVENQED
- the glgP gene encoding alpha-glucan family phosphorylase — protein: MIVSKKKKNQPNWRTISIQPHYTGKLKELEKLSRNIWWSWNVNAVELFKYINDDKTISECIDPILMLKNVSQERFSKLEIDNTFLKKFKEVITEFSNYINKPFDKDLPSVAYFSMEYGLANVLNIYSGGLGILAGDYLKQASDSGFDMVAIGLFYRQGYFKQIISKNGDQDEIYESHRFMETPAELVKDNKGEALTVSVEMEGRKVYAQIWQLNVGRIRLFLLDTDRNDNSDEDKAITYRLYGGNNKNRLRQEMILGIGGVKTLKLLGINQSIYHLNEGHAAFAGIERLKNYIIDEKLTFNEALEIVRASSLYTTHTPVPAGHDAFNENIMMQYMGDYPNRLGIKWEKFIKLGRENPESKDEKFSMSILAANTCLEINGVSKLHGEVSRKLIFSNFWKDYFPEELHIGYVTNGIHYPTWASKDWKELLQGDDGKPDFSKVYKVSDEEIWEIRKRSKSQLFEYINRLLDTVSISRNENPKHILKIKRTISKNVLTIGFARRFATYKRGTLLFKDIERLSKIINDSDRPVQFIFAGKAHPNDGGGQEIIKQIVEISMRPEFIGKILFLENYDISLAKELVRGVDVWLNTPVRPLEASGTSGMKAVMNGVLNFSVLDGWWVEGYKEGAGWSLSQEKTYKNQDMQNEYDAEQIYQILENEIIPLYYNKNEKNIPVEWVKYIKKCVSEIAPNFTTKRMIEDYNERYYTKIAKRYNDIKAENNLSAKKISSWKENIRKEWKKMELISADTSELTGNMLVPGQTYTGKLLLNINGLKAEDIGVEFVISESNSVGELAVTKVIELEQEKSENSTVYFNIKFSPSKPGSLNYAFRIFPKNKYLAHRQDCPIVKWL